A region of the Sarcophilus harrisii chromosome 3, mSarHar1.11, whole genome shotgun sequence genome:
CTCTAGTTCTCTTTAGCACTTCCTGCCTTTATCATCATTAAATGTGTTTTTCCCCCAAACCGACCCTgagcccctcccccccttcccccagccgTCCCGGGCAAGGAGGGAGGTGGGTGGTCTCAGCGCTCTCGTCCCCAAAGCAGATGACCTAGCCCAAGAGATGGACGGGGTGGACTTCGAGGAAGACGAGGAGCAAGAAGGGGAGGGGGCCGACGAGGCTTGGGGGGATGAGACGGACGAGGGGGTGGTCGGCGGCATGGAGAGCCCTGACGACAGCGAGGTCACCTTTGCCCATCACTCAGGTAGGGCCCGGTCCCGGCGGGGCCTCGGCAGCGCCCCAGCCTGGGGATTCTCCCTCCCCGGGGCCCAGGGTCTCTGCTGCAGGGGGCGCCCTCCCGTGGCCCAGGGTCTGGGTGGGTGGGGCCCCCTGGGCCCAGATGGGGGGGGGTCGCGGGGGCGGGCCCTCCCCCGGGCCCAGGGTCTCTGCTGCAGGGGGCTTCCCGAGGCCCAGGGTCTGGGTGGGTGGGGCCCCCTGGGCCCAGATGGGGGGGGCCCTGTGGCGGGGGCAGGGCTCCTCCCCGAGGCCCAGGGTCTCTGCTGCAGGGGGCGCTTTCCCCGAGGCCCAGGGTCTGGGTGGGTGGGGCCCTGTGGCGGGGGCGGGGCTCCTCCCCGAGGCCCAGGGTCTCTGCTGCAGGGGGCGCCTTCCCCGAGGCCCAGGGTCTGAGTGGGCCCGGGCCTCTCCTAGGCCCAGATGGGGCTGCGAGGGGCGGGGCGCCCTCCCCCGGGCCCAGGGTCTCTGCTGCAGGGGCGCCTCCCCGTGGCCCAGGGTCTGCGTGGCCCGGCCCTCCTAGGCCCAGATTGGGGGCCGCAGGCGGGCGCCTCCCCGGGCCCAGGGTCTCTGCTGCGGGGCGTGGGGGGCCCCTCCGCACTGCTGGGTGTCTCTCTCGGAGCAGCCTCTGTGTTCTGCGTGAGCCTGGACCCCAAGACCAACACGCTGGCGGTGACGGGGGGCGAGGACGACAAGGCCTTTGTGTGGCGGCTCAGCGACGGGGAGCTGCTCCTGGAGTGTCCGGGTGAGGCTGGAAGGGACAGCAGGGCTGCAGCCAGGCCCGGGCCGGGGGCTTTGATGGCCCAGCCCCGGGGGCAGGGCCGGGTCCGCGGCCCCACCGGCCACTTTGTGACCAGCTCCCGCCCCCCAGGCCACAAGGACTCGGTGACCTGCGCGGGCTTCAGCCACGACTCGGCGCTGGTGGCCACCGGGGACATGAGCGGCCTGCTCAAAGTCTGGCAGGTGGACACTAAGGAGGAGGTCTGGTCCTTCGAGGTGGGGGACCTGGAGGTGAGGACACTGGGGCTGGGCTCCGCCGCGCCGGCTGCGTCTCCCTGCCCCAGGCCCGCTCCCGTCAGGGCTGTCCCCGAGGCCGGGAACGCGGGGGCGGGGGAGGGACGTCCCGGGGCCCTCCTGGCTAACCGCTGCCCCTCCTTCCCGGCCTGCCAGTGGATGGAGTGGCACCCCCGGGCGCCCGTGCTCCTGGCGGGCACGGCCGACGGGAACACCTGGATGTGGAAGGTCCCCAGCGGCGACTGCAAGACCTTCCAGGGGCCCAGCTGCCCCGCCACCTGCGGCCGCGTCCTCCCTGACGGTGAGAGCCCTGGCTCCGTGGGCGGGGGTGGGGGACGGCGGCGGCGGGGGTGGGGCTGGTCGGGAAGAAGGGGGCCCCGTCCCAAGTCCCAGGCTGGCCGCTTGTGCGGGAGCTTCCTCCCGTCTGGCTGCGGCCGGGCAGGCGTGTTCGCCAGCAACGCGGCAGGTGTGGGATGTGCTCCCTGACCCCGCTCCTGGGGGGCTGCGCCCGGCCCGAGCCCACCCCCTCTCTCTCCGGGGCCCCAGGGAGGAAGGCTGTGGTCGGTTACGAGGATGGCACCGTCCGGATCTGGGACCTGAAGCAGGGCAGCCCTGTCCACGTGCTCAAAGGTACGGGCCCCACaaaggccgggggggggggggtaggggtaGGGGGAGAGTCGGGCCTGGGCCGGGGGAGGGGGTCAGGCCCGGGCTCACCCCGCCTCTCCCTCTGTGCCCCAGGAGCGGACGGTCACCAGGGCCCCCTGACGTGCGTGGCCGCCAACCTGGACGGGAGCCTGATCCTCACCGGCTCCGTGGACTGTCAGGCCAAGCTGGTCAACGTGGCCACCGGCAAGGTGAGCGGGGGGGCTCGAGGCCTGCGGTCCTGCCGACCACCCCTGGCCCAGTCCCTCCCGGGCCAGACCCCCACACAGGCTCAGGGAGGGTCAGGGGGCGCAGCCAGGGGGCACAGCCCGCGGATTCCCGCCTCTGATGGGCTGTGGCCCCTCTCCCCAGGTGGTGGGTGTCTTCAGGCCGGACGCTGTGGGCCCACAGCCCAACCCCGGGGAGGACGAAGAAAGTGAATCCAACTCGGTGGAATCCTTGGGCTTTTGCAATGTGTGAGTGGCCGGGGCTGGGCCAGAGTGCCTCAGACTGAAGGGGAGGCACTGACGACAGATGCGGGGGTGGGGCGTGGGGGGCAGGGCAGGGGGCGCCCTGGGGGCCGTGCCGCCTGACCCTGCCCCCGTCCCAGGATGCCGCTGGCCGCCGTGGGCTACTTGGACGGGACCTTGGCCATCTATGACCTGTCGACACAGAGCCTGAGACACCGGTGCCAGCACCAGGTAGGGAAGCCGGGGGGCCCGGGGGGCTCACTTGGTGgcggcccctccccctcccgtgCTTTGTCCCCGCTCTCCCccggagggagaaggggagggagtcTCAGGGCCCGCTCTCTCCCGCAGTCGGGTATCGTGCAGCTGCTCTGGGAGGAGGGGGCGGCCGTGGTGTACACCTGCAGCCTCGACGGGGCCGTGCGGCTCTGGGACGCGCGGACGGGCCGCCTGCTCAACGACTACCGGGGCCACACGGCCGAGATCCTCGACTTTGCCCTTAGCAAGTGAGTGCgcgggggagaggagggggagggaccccgggggggggggggggtcccgtCCCCACCAGACTGGTCAGTGCTCATTAAGCCCCTGCTATGTCCGAGCCGAGGGCTGGGCACCAGGGAGAGAGAGGAGCTCCCGGCCTGATGGAGACGGCAGCGTGTGGCCAGGGAGCCCACGggccggggggggagggggagacccCACAGGGAAGGTCGCAGTGCTCAGGGGCCGCAGAGGGGCCCATCCCAGGGGCCAGCACTGGAGGGGAGCCCGCCAGGGGGCAGAGACCGAGAAGGGGCAGGGTGGGCAGGAGCCAGGCCACCACGGCCCCTCCCAGCCCTCACTGCTCCCTGGGACTTTCCCCGCAGAGACGCCTCCCTGGTGGTGACCACGTCTGGAGACCACAAAGCCAAAGTGTTCTGCGTCCAGAGACCCGACCGTTAGTGCTACTGCCGTCCCCGCTCTGGGCTCTCGTTTTatagggagaagggggaaggaggggggctGGCTCCCCCCGCCCAGGG
Encoded here:
- the AAMP gene encoding angio-associated migratory cell protein, which encodes MEPDPDPGPEDGAASPESLHFHGDEEIIEVVELGSGPPDPDDLAQEMDGVDFEEDEEQEGEGADEAWGDETDEGVVGGMESPDDSEVTFAHHSASVFCVSLDPKTNTLAVTGGEDDKAFVWRLSDGELLLECPGHKDSVTCAGFSHDSALVATGDMSGLLKVWQVDTKEEVWSFEVGDLEWMEWHPRAPVLLAGTADGNTWMWKVPSGDCKTFQGPSCPATCGRVLPDGRKAVVGYEDGTVRIWDLKQGSPVHVLKGADGHQGPLTCVAANLDGSLILTGSVDCQAKLVNVATGKVVGVFRPDAVGPQPNPGEDEESESNSVESLGFCNVMPLAAVGYLDGTLAIYDLSTQSLRHRCQHQSGIVQLLWEEGAAVVYTCSLDGAVRLWDARTGRLLNDYRGHTAEILDFALSKDASLVVTTSGDHKAKVFCVQRPDR